Part of the Garra rufa chromosome 8, GarRuf1.0, whole genome shotgun sequence genome, TGTgatcgcaaaaacctgcttcttttcatttttcaaggtattgttttggttatcaTGTACTGACTCGAGAGCCCGGTCTCATTAAATGCGTACCAGTAGCAcgttttctgtttctatttggcgtgctgctattaataagctgaaattaactttggcatTCATATGATATGCGCGTGTTTGACGTGCATGTAGTACGCAGTTTTCGCGTTCATACTCAGAAGTGCCGGCACTCATGAAaaagataaaatacagaagtgcctacaccaccaatcctaacgtagacCGACTACCCACTATTTCAATcactggaagcaacataataCCTGATTTAGCTGAAATCGTtgctcctctgccgctcgctgaacagagcagacgcagatataaagagagggaggtgtgCACGCGCTGGGAGAGTCTCaaaaactatatgtgaccctggatcacaaaaccagtcataaggttaaatttgacaaaactgagatatatacatcacatgaaagctcaataaataagctttctattgatgtatggtttgttaggataggaccatatttggctgagatacatatatttgaaaatctgaaatctaagggtgcaaataatcaaaatactgagaaaatcacctttaaagttgtccaaattaagttcttagcaatgcatattactaatcaaaaattacattttgatatatttacagtaggaattttacaaaaaatcttcatagaacatgatctttacttaatttcctaatgatttttgacataaaaaaaaatcaataattttgacccatgcaatgcatttttggctattgctacaaatgtaccccagcgacttaagactggttttgtggtccagggtcacatattaggtttgtccaattatgtgtttgtaTTGTTGCCAGACACTTTTCGCTAAgttggcaacattgtgcatccCTTTCTTTAACTAAGGGCTAGGtaatgggtcaaacagaaaatgcacgCTGCATTAATAGTGcatgttaataaaattagtgccgttaaaattaaTTTGCGTTAACTAGGCCATTAACGCATTCATTTTGACAGCCCTagaaaaaaattcaataaaaaatatgaattatttctCCCATGTGTTAAAATTTAGGGTATTTTCTGTGAAATTAGACTATTTGTGTCAAGTTACTCCAATGTATGTGATTAAGCAAAGCTAATGGAATGAAACAGTGCCCTAATTACATAATTTTTAAAGCTCATAACGGTTGGTCAACTCTCAATTGTTGGTCTCCAACAGGTCAATTAGAGTCAGCCGCTGTGTCAGACGACACTGACATATCACAGGAcaccaaacaaaaaaagaaaagcaagaagaAAAAGGGAAAGAACAAAAGTTTAAAGAGTGTGGAGGATCAGACAGACCCTTCAGAGGAGACCTCTGGACAGGAGACACAGGACACTGGCATTGAGAGAGCAGACACTGAACCTGCGGACAAACAGACCAATGCCATTAAACTGCTGAAGAGGAAGCGGAAGAAGACTGGTTCGAGTAAGACGTCTGAAGACACATCAGAGGTAGCGGATGACGGCTCAGAGATGGAAATCAGCGTCACATCAGCAGAGACTCCGACTTCTGTCCCACTGAAGAAAAagcaaaaactgaagaaaaaggCAAAAGACATTGAAGCAGAAACAGCACATGACTCTGGATCTGAGCTCTCAGCCATCACACCTGTCCATGAGCCAACAGCCACACCATCAAAGAAGAAGCTGAGAAATGCCTCCTCAGGCGAGCAGACGCAGGCTGGAGTCAAAAAGCCCAAGTCACAGAAGACAGTAGACACCCCTGACGACTCTAAACCCTCACGAAAAACACCTACGAAGAAGAAAAAGCAGAAAGACGTGGTCTCGGATGTTCCAGAGCCAGACACCAACGGAGAAGCTGATGACGTCCAGACAGAAACACAGCAGGAGCCTGCTGGAAGACTGAGAACGAAGAAGAGCAAGCAGACATCAGCAGCAGACCAGGTCAAGCCAGCGAGGAAGAGGAGGGTGAAGGAGGAAGAGGCGAAGGTGAACGGACACACGGGCGAGACCACTGTCAAGAAACCCAAAATCATCAGCGTAAGTCTTTCAGGCTCTGTCACTTTGTTCTTTTAATCGTCAGAGTCGCTGAGCTTGTCCCTTTTTTCTGTCCTTAGGAAGATGAAGAGCCTTCAGTCACTGAAAACAAGAAGGCTAAAGGGTTTGTCCTCAGACAGAAGAAGGCTCCCACACCCATCTTCTGTAAGGCTGCAGGATACAGCACACGCACGGCCAGTAACAAGGTACAAAACAGCTGGTGAGAAAGCAGTGACGACACTAGGCTCTTGGTGCAGATGTGTGTTGCCTTAAACTAATCTTTTTCAAATTCGTCTTTCTTTCTCCAGGCTTCGCCAGCTTCACAAGCTGAAGTAAAGAAAGTTACATTTGGCCTCAAGAATAATAAAACAATGGGTATGTATGTTTTATCGTGAAAGTGACCTGCTAATTGTAATTAAACAAATCAAGGCCTAATGGACATTAGAGTTTGGACTGAGTTATTAGGCGACACATactgatataaatatatactagggatattaaaattcttggccaaagctgaacaaaattaaacactctctgattaccgaacacgtttttcatatttttcccagtttaaaagtgtattttgcccatttttttttcaccattgcataaattaaatggccaatatttgctttttacagtttttttcttgcttttcaaagaaaaaaaaaacaattacaaaacgatttaaaaacatatatttacagagtttccgcggggcattaaaaagcattaaaagtcattcaattgattttgcgaaaattaaggccttaaatggcattaaaaagcatgGCATTGTTTTATACAGGCATTAAAACTTTAAATGGTGAAGAAGAAACAAATATGACCAATTTATCTTGAATATAGCCTGTATAATTAATAACTTTGAATCACTGTCGCGATGTATGATGAACATGGCCTGCCCAAAATTGTGTGACACAGACTTTTTAAGAGCGGCTAGATTTAGCCTCTAAGATATTCTTGATGATAGTTGAAATTTTCCAATTATGTTCAGCAGAGTAATATGTGTTCTTTGTTGCCTCATTGTGAGACGGCatgaaaaaatgcattacaatataCACGCATTTATACACAGGTGTGTTAGTTATTGGTTGAGtatggcattaaaaatgttagaaatggcattaaaaaaggcattaaataagatttggaaatcctgcagaaaccctgatatAACACTGAACggttttaacattctagtagacagcacaacaaagcacaatttaacttaaaattgaaacgttagtaaaataatattctttgtccACTTTAAGACCCCCTTGTTGAATCAGGCTTgtgttttaatgtacaaataaatgcagccttgctgagcaaaggaaaaTGTTAGAACAAATGCATTAATAGAGCTGTTATaatgattatcattattttttgtcttagtattttattttacagaccaacagtaaaattacagtactaacatttatgaatgttgactttatggcggaaacccacaagatgTACTGGGAATTCttctttttgctgacagcagcaggtttatgaatgattctcatcacgcagatttTCCTCGCGCTTTAGACTTTGAACCCTGACTAAGGAGctggtgcagcgctgtcagaataaatacagttTACAACATTACGgcctgtagtttatttactaatggtttaaggccatttggtgatttcaggatgcgatactaaacagtctctcactgttggtgcttgtaatgattgtTTAAATGTCTTTCTCTggcagttttaaatgcttccacactgctctcatgtttgctgcattagtgcgcacctctatttgatcgcgtcacgtcattgttcgctatcatttattcagccttttcgcttattcagAATAATTTTGGTTATTctatggaatgtctggatactggattctggcaggtgtgcagtaaaacagtttaatgcacaggtagttcaaagtcagtttaatcaccgttctatattaatgcactgctttaattgatgcacgcagagagagagagagcgaggttGTCAGCGCTTCCCTGCGATTTTTCTTATTAAAGTAGCCTATATACTAGATCGCTGCATTATATTCCTCAGCGAggaggtggtaaaactgctgtttttgaatgaatgtgttgtttgtagagagagacgcgcagacgcacagcatgcaggcaggtacgcACATACACACATAATGCTATAATTGATTCGGATATATGTGATCTTACCGCACTAtttcatctctgtgtctgatttgaagcgggcagaatgcaagagctgtgtgtcataactgacgaaaataaccgtttTTTACCCATTCGGTCAAATTTTGTGCTGCAATGCTAGTTGTAACTTGTCTGTAACTtagcaaatgaccatggaataagcgggataatcaacggcttgccgtgcattaaaggatttaaaatgcactttgtGGTTATGAGGCGGTTATTaacctccacgtcgtgcatttaaaatcctttaatgcccATTAAACcattgattatcccttacttgccaaacattcggtgcatccctaatatatacaTTAGATGCTCTTAGGAACTTCTGTCAAATGATTAACTCTGTAAAATCATTCAactttttaaaatgcatgtttgtctggaagatgtctgttaaaagattactccacttccaaaatataAATTTCCTCTTAATTTACTAACCTCTATGTCATccaaaatatccatatttttctCTAGTctcaaagaattttttttttttttttgaagaaaacattccaggatttttctccaggtagtggacttcaatgatgctCAACAGATTAAAGGTTAAAATTGCAGTTTGAGTGGAGCTTtgaaaggctctaaacaatcctagccgaggaataaggatcttatctagtgaaactgttatttttatttattttataaaaaataaaaataatatatatagagagagagagagagaaaacccAGTTCGGGTTTGTGGAAAAAatcattttctccaacttcaaaattgtcctacatcactgtagaaataccgacccagtgtttacaaaatgaatgcGCAAAGCagatcaaacggcctttacaaaaaatgtaaaacggCAATGTAGGACATATTTAAAATTGGAGAAAATTTGATGGTATTTTTTCGACATATCTATATGATCATTTGAaattaagaagtatataaatattaatttaagaaaatgactgatctgTTGCTATTTAAGACCCTTATTCCctttttagagccctttgaaactgaaTTAAAAACAGCAATTTTTAACCTTCACTTTATTGAGAAcggttgaagtccactatatcgagaaaaatcctggaatgttttcctcataaaaccTAATTTCCTTGAGACTGAAGACAGACATGAGCATCTTAGATGACGCTGAAATCAAGTTTTAtgctggaagtggagtaatctttTAAAGATCGCTTGATCTGGAAAACATCTGCTGTGTGCAAACATATAACAGACAgataagatgtcagttttacatgcattctaaatcacaaacatcttaaagacatctaatagacatctggACATCTGATAGGAGGCGTCCAATAGATGTACTGCAAATTATGTCTTGAAGACGTGAAAGCAGATGTCCAATAGAAGTCTCcatgatgtatgtgtgctatcaagGAAAAGATAAATACCAGAAAGTAATCCGCTTTCCTGCTTTCTCCTGTCAGAATTCAGAAAGATGGACCAAAGCTCGCTGGTGAGTCCTGCCAGTAAATCTCGCGTGGCCTTTGACCCCAAGAGGACTCCGAAGTCTGGGGTGTTGAAGTCGCCCACATCATCGCCTGCTGTCACGAAAAGAGCCATGGCGgcagatttcttttaaaataaagCTTCACATGTTGTTCTTTGTCAAATTTAGTCTGTTGAAATGTCTTCTGGAAACAACGGGCAGGAGGAAATGACTGCATAAAAagatattttatatttacttttgAAGTGTTTTTATGTTTTACTTTCTTCAGACGTAAAAAGAGAGTTGCAATATTTTAAGGTGGCTTTTTAAAAAGAATATTTTAATCATTGGAGTATTTCATAAACCGCTTTACAAGGATTCTAACGAGTGAACAAAGTGGCAGAAGAAAAGAATGAAATAGAGTTATTTACTGCATTATCTTTACCACAGTAGTCTAGTCCAGGCTCTGGTCCGGGAGGACTGTTGTAGAGTGCTAATGTTGATGCCTGTAAATCAGTACTCTCATCCATTGTAAGCCAATAaaacttgttttctgttttcttatTCAGTGCATAGTAATGTTCTGTTGACGTTGTGATTTTTGGGACTTATGATGTGATTATGAGTACATCAAATGGCCAATTCCCATCTCATTCATTTTCAGGGCACCAGTCAAGGACTGTTAATTTGGCAACATGAGAACGTGTCCCACAGGGGCTGTTCAGCAATTTGAGATTCACAAACTGAAGGGAGTTGGCCAATTGATTTTTCTGAAAGATAGGTGGGATCAGCATAGTAGGCATATGCTCTATCCCGCCCCTTAAGGTCGTTGCATAATGACCTTAAATTTTCCTATGTGGTTTTTTGTATTCATCCTTTCCTAtgaaaatgcttgctacagatgcaaaAATGCAGCATGACTTCAACTTCatgtatttatatagcacatttaaatGCAACGTTATTGCCCAAAGTGCTTcacaaaattgaaataaaataaaagtacacaTACAAGTTTTAAATGATTCCCAGAATTAAAGGCCAAACTGAAAAGGTGTGTCTTTAACTGAGACTTAAAAATCTCTATAGATGGCGCCTGCCGAATATACAGGGGAAGACCTTCCATAGTTGTGGACCTATTACCGACAAGGTGCCATTTAAGTGTAATTGTTTCCAAAGTGATAATAAACATGATAATAAAAGACAATGGCGCCTTTGGCTACACGATCGGCAGGATTTCAGGCTTGAAAGAATAACGAGAGACCGCACCAATCCTTTAGCTATATATGGAGACAGAGAACTTACTGAAAGGTTTCAGAAGGGTTGAACTGTTAGAAATAATCAACAAGTTATCACAGCAGTTACAGAACGTAACAGACAGAAACGGAGCGCTGTCCCCAACACTGCAGGTGCTGATATCTCTTTGATTTTATGCCAGTGGATCTTTCCAAAATACTTTTGTTTCATGGTAAATGTAAGTAGAAGTACAGCCTGCCAGACTATACGATGAGTGTCTCTGGATCTTGGTCTCTGAAGTCTGGCTTAAATACACCCAGGAGGAGGCCACACGCACCAAGGACAAATTCAAAAGGGATTCTGGGTATTTTTGGCAATCACGTGCACATCCAGGCACTATCTAAAAACGAGTACCTTTTTGTAAACGGGAAAGGCTATCACTTAATCAATGTGCAGGTTGTGTGTGATGCAAACATTAATAGATGTGGTCGCATGGTGGTATGGGTCTGCACATGATGTACACATCTTGAGGGAAAGCGCACTGGCAAAATTGTGTGACGATGGGCAGCTCTCTGGCATAATGGGGGCAACCGTGGCCTAATGTTACACttcacatcctttcctttccatATTGCGGGTTGATAGTGGCTACCCCAAATGGAGCAGGAAAGGTAGTACAACTAATGTTtagtttaaatataaaacatgtcAGCGCTTACTTATTTTAGCTGGCATTGGTTATAAGCGTAATATTGGAGATTTTACCCCAGCAGGAGAAATATTAAAAGATAGCTACTGCATTTTTCTACTGTAGATTTCACTACTGTAGATTTTACAAGTCCAGAAAATATTTCATATTCAAGATTAGCAAGATTCTTGGTTGACCAGCTGAGTTCAAATCTTTGCTTTGTACAATACTCCAGCTTTTAGAGCAGACTTCAGCTTGGCTTTATTACATGCAGCTAGATGGAATCTGTTAAAACAGATAGAAACCCATTCATATCTCTTTGGTTGAAGGTTATTTTGCAGCATCTTCTGCTGGAAAGACTGAATGCTGTGGTCCATCGGATATTAGGGTGCTTCGTGTAAAATTGGGAACAGTTTTTCAACTGGGTGGACTCATCAGTGTTAAATTATGTAGAGAGACTGTTGTATGGAGACTTATTAAGTgatttctatttatatatatttttcattcaaTGGCTTTGAAGTAGCTTGTGTTATCTTACTGTTTTTGGTGTATGTGTGAAACACGGTTGGACGGGAATATGTTGTAATGTTGCTCTTTTGGTTTGTTGTTAAACAGCATACAGAAATTAAAAATGGACTCAAGTAAAGAATTAAAAACCTTGGCAGAAACACATGCATATTCAATCAATATTCAACCATTAATTCAACCACTAataatgaaaaacacattaagaatgatgacagaattctgGCCCAACAAACTTCAAACCCTGCAGCTCTGATAATGTGTTTTGGAAAGATTTTCTTCATGTATCCATTCTCGAACTGTTATTAACCCAGTGAGGTAATGAGTGGAACAGTTTAATCCTGACCACAGCAGGTCACATTTCTTTTAGAGTAATGGTTTCTCTTTGAATGAGTAACCCAACTCTTAGAATCATTAAGTGGTGTCCTTTGTCACACATAGCAACCATTATAAACGTGGGACATATATTCTCTAAATTTCAGTTGTGTACTTTTATATCCTCACTTCATTTAGGTCAGCGATGGGCAACTCCAGTCctagagggccactgtcctgcagagtttatttCCATCGATAATTGGATCAAACCTGCCTGAAATTGTCAAGAAATCCAGAAGTTGTTGGTTGGATTTTTCAGCTGTGTATGACAGCACTCTTAACAAGGTTCTAAAAGGGCGTTTTTGGagtgatgctatagaagaaccatttttggtttcccaaagaacctttcagtgatcagtacttaaaagaaccattttgaagagcattaagaaaaatctaaagaatataaagaaccttttctgcatttgaaggttccatggatgttcaaggttcttcttGGAACCCATGATGCCAAATAAAGAACCTCTTATTTTTATTTCctactctgcaggacagtgacccTCCAGGACCACGGGTTGCCCATCCTTGAGTTAGATTGAAGCATCTCTCATGCCTTAAGATCCCCAAAACACACTTTTGAAGTCTTAATGTTGCACTTGATCTCTTACTGATGAACCGGTTTGGGTGGTGTACTTACAAAACACACTGAAGGGTCCGGAAAAGTGGGATAATTCTCTATACCAAAACACACCACAGCTTATTCTGATGGTGTTATTATGGAGGGGACACTCCTGACTGTAATCAACATAAATCAGATTTACAATTACCAATTAATGTTGTGGAACTGTTGTTGAAATATCAGTTTAATCTGTTCAGTCTTTTAATTTATTGGTCATTTTCACGAAAGCATATACAGACTTTGCTGTGGGGTGTTTACTGTGACTTCTGTTTTTTAgtttagtaaaaataataataataagtcgtGGTTGTACTTTTCTGCGTTACCACCTTTCCTCCGTCTCCTTCTCTCGCTGCATTCAATCAGGTGCGCAGTTTGGCACACCCTCTCAGCGTCGAATGAGAATATATTACCCAGCTGTCATAGCACACTTACTAATCCTGGACAGTACGCTGGAGAACCGCAGTAGTGACGGTTGGAGAACTTAAGAGGGACaatgagtaacatggcaagagAGATTCTGGCGTTCATACTCACTACCTCGGGTTGGGTGTTCGTGTCCTCCACCTTACCTACAGACTACTGGAAGGTGTCTTCAATCGATGGCACGGTTATCACCACAGCCACCTTCTGGTCCAACTTGTGGAAGACATGTGTGACTGATTCCACTGGAGTCTCCAACTGCAAAGACTTCCCTTCAATGCTGGCACTGGACGGTCAGTAAAACTCTGAGACTTTTTATCTAGACAGTCAGATTTTCAATAGCATTGAAGCTCAAGCTCTTTGGATCATCTTAGTTCATGTTGGAGAGCATGATGTTCAGATTTTCTTCATGTAGCTCCAGTGCTGATAGGACACATTCTCACATCCATGTTCTTTTGACATTTAACCAGACTGTTTAGCTAATTATGATGGTTTTAATGCTTTGGTGCAAAATAAATGCACTAGCAATTTCAGGCATCCTTACCCCACTGTGTATATGCATTaatcattatatattttaatataatgtatatttgtaaaatatttaagaACATATACGGAATTTTATGATGGGATAAAATGAATTTTATcacatcatttatttttttttttttataattctcgTAACAGAGCTAGACATTTGTGCAAGGTAAACTCACAACAGTCCGAAATGACTTTTCCTTCTAACATGTCAATGTTTAGCATGATTCAGAAAGCTGAGGGTGATAAATTAGGTGCATTTATCTCCAGGCTGTTTTCCATTCATTCAGTAGCATTTGTGGGTTAACTAGTGAGCTAATATTTGCCCAGAGAATAGCTAGAAGAGTGCTTGTGGATACCAGTCTGCTCTTCCATGACTCTCAAGGACAGACATCAGTGAAAGAGCTAAAACGAATGATAAAGTAAAGTGACTGACTGAGAGTGTTCATTGTTTTCTGCATTTTCTACTGTTGCTCAGGTTATATCCAGGTGTGTCGGGGACTGATGATCGCTGCGGTCTGTCTTGGTTTCTTTGGATCGATCTTTGCTCTGATTGGCATGAAGTGCACTAAGATCGGTGGTCCTGACCAAACCAAAGCCAGAATCGTCTGCTTGGCTGGGATCACTTTCATTTCCACGGGTTGGTTTTGGAAACTCGTATGAACATTGATATTATTCACACCTGGAAATGTCTAGTGCTGTACTAAACTGTATATAATGCCATAGTATTGCCATAACGTGCGCCTGTTGTTTCTCGGTAGGTCTGTGTTCTCTGAGCTCCTGCTCTCTGTATGCTCACAGGATCACATCCGAGTTTTTTGACCCCATGTTTGTTGCGCAAAAGTATATATCTATTTTTTTCCTACCAACTTTTGGCTACCAGAAGGTGAGTGGACTGTTGTTGCTGATGAATGCTATGCTTCTTCTCAGGTATGAACTGGGTGCTGCCTTGTTCATCGGCTGGGCCGGATCAACGCTGTGTATCATCGGAGGGGCGCTTTTCTGCCTGTCGCTGTCTGATGGCATGATCAAGTAAAAGGCTAAACATTTGTAATAATTGAATATGAGTATGATGACACAACAATGATGTACTAAAAACACGAAAATGTTTTTCCTTAGCTTTTCTGAAAAGTTTCACTCACAGATTTTCAGATGATGCCTGTTCATACAGatcagtaaaaacaaacaaaaaaatgctgTATTGCACATGCCAGGCCAGTAGTTTGCAAAATCATGAAAAGGTTCATATTTTCAAGATGTTAGTTGGTAcgtgtcacaccaggccagcagagggagccttgcccctcacagactgttgctgctccctctgctgcttcactggttacttcctgtttgtctgcaataaaagccagctcagcacacacacacatcgcgaagtattgttttgctccagcggactctaccaagcgttttccattgctctcaggtttcctagtctccttgttgttccctagccatagttctgtttttgttttctcagtcttagctatagttttctagtttcttgttttcatttcatttgtttactttggactgccctcctggattttgaccccacgcctgtttactggattacgctcttggattatctttgctgttgttgtttgctggtgttttcgaccctgtctgtctgactccgatctgcttaataaagccttgcatttggatcctcactctcagtcgtccgcctttgtgacagaatacttcgccataccccggatccagcggctttacccacCAGCAGTACAACCCACCAAgaatggattcagcaggaagtttgtccaaccccgtaagtctgctttgctccatctttcaaaatggccgtccTATCGAGCATTATGTGGAGGAGTTTCTTACATATTGTTTTTTGGCACCTTGTGATGAGACCATGTTGAAAGAATGCTTCTGGAGTGGACTTGATCCAGAGATCAGTTTTAATTTGCCTGATGAAGACCCcagttggaccctcgcacagttCATCAATTTTGTCTTGTTGTTTTGCAATACTCCGGTAACTGTGGGTGATTTAGATGTGCCACagtgcaagatgtctgctagcccagagcctcagcataagatgtctgccagcttaaagccacagcacaagatgtctgctagcccagagcctcagcataagatgtctgccagcttaaagccacagcacaagatgtctgctagcccagagcctcagcacaagatgtctgccagcctagagctacagcacaagatggccaccaacccaaagcctgttcacaagatggctacctttcatgaacctgttcacaagatggctacctttcctgaacctgctcacaaaatggctgcctttccagaatttgctttcggaatgactattcttcctgagtccgcgttcaagatggtcacccaattGGACTCAGCTCAccagaaatctaccacgtctgacttctctcgcaagatggctgccaccccaaggcccgatcacaagatggccgccatccccaagcctgttcacaagatggctgccacccccaagcctgttcacaagatggccgccatccccgaacctgatcacaagatggctgctgttcctgagccaattcccaagatggccgcccttcccgagtctgttcacaagaaggccaccgtcccaaagcccgttcacaagatggctcccgttcctgagttcctggtcaagatggccgccacgccagagcctgctgcaaagatggccgccacgccagagcctgctgcaaaaatggctgccacgccagagcctgctgcaaagatggccgccacgccagagcctgctgcaaagatggccgccacaccagagctaccacacaagatggccgcctcgccagagcctgcacccaagatggccgccatgccaga contains:
- the cldn10b gene encoding claudin-10 isoform X2; translation: MSNMAREILAFILTTSGWVFVSSTLPTDYWKVSSIDGTVITTATFWSNLWKTCVTDSTGVSNCKDFPSMLALDGYIQVCRGLMIAAVCLGFFGSIFALIGMKCTKIGGPDQTKARIVCLAGITFISTGLCSLSSCSLYAHRITSEFFDPMFVAQKYELGAALFIGWAGSTLCIIGGALFCLSLSDGMIKRAFVNGGASLMSRPMPQSQSSHTRRPPPEYNSTPHHFDKNAYV
- the cldn10b gene encoding claudin-10 isoform X1, with protein sequence MSNMAREILAFILTTSGWVFVSSTLPTDYWKVSSIDGTVITTATFWSNLWKTCVTDSTGVSNCKDFPSMLALDGYIQVCRGLMIAAVCLGFFGSIFALIGMKCTKIGGPDQTKARIVCLAGITFISTGLCSLSSCSLYAHRITSEFFDPMFVAQKYELGAALFIGWAGSTLCIIGGALFCLSLSDGMINSPYPSDRRAFVNGGASLMSRPMPQSQSSHTRRPPPEYNSTPHHFDKNAYV
- the rrp1 gene encoding ribosomal RNA processing protein 1 homolog B isoform X1; the encoded protein is MAPIQAAEIIFAQNLASNEKPIRSKALVKLRKYINARSQRAEGGFSEEELLKIWKGLFYCMWMQDKPLLQEELSTKISGLLRSFRTVDSQFLYFKTFLQTMKREWNGIDRLRMDKFYQLVRFVFREVFEMLKSQKWESSVVSEFLQIFSSQLLQSSSAAPAGLILHILDLYMTELALVGSAELTAEQNQTFIEPFLKSMAKSKDRVLLKAIGTNIFNTIVDQVPFAIEDLKRELRQNAVEELDSSEDSDSEEPKTKSLSKNSREETQDSEEDLDEDEDLFLDDMDIKDDGTCGPVLQFDYGAIADQLFALASHPKIQSFNRSKIYKFVKIFRDLSEGVFPQDEVEDVSSDEDDDDDDHKRKKRRRRKRQRNKERKEEEPLEKSNGQLESAAVSDDTDISQDTKQKKKSKKKKGKNKSLKSVEDQTDPSEETSGQETQDTGIERADTEPADKQTNAIKLLKRKRKKTGSSKTSEDTSEVADDGSEMEISVTSAETPTSVPLKKKQKLKKKAKDIEAETAHDSGSELSAITPVHEPTATPSKKKLRNASSGEQTQAGVKKPKSQKTVDTPDDSKPSRKTPTKKKKQKDVVSDVPEPDTNGEADDVQTETQQEPAGRLRTKKSKQTSAADQVKPARKRRVKEEEAKVNGHTGETTVKKPKIISEDEEPSVTENKKAKGFVLRQKKAPTPIFCKAAGYSTRTASNKASPASQAEVKKVTFGLKNNKTMEFRKMDQSSLVSPASKSRVAFDPKRTPKSGVLKSPTSSPAVTKRAMAADFF